A genomic region of Bdellovibrionales bacterium contains the following coding sequences:
- a CDS encoding dihydrofolate reductase, giving the protein MTISHIVAAATNGVIGRDGGLPWHIPEDLKFFKEKTLGHAIIMGRKTFESIGRPLPKRLNIIVTRQKNYHPAGTLIVSDLIEALAHCQKEVLTWGDEVFIVGGGEIFTQSMDLVERIYLTRIHQEIQGDTFYPQPDKTKFIEVSRSDREEPLPFSFITLERLPSRRSSKDHLSLC; this is encoded by the coding sequence ATCACTATTTCTCACATCGTGGCAGCCGCAACAAACGGAGTCATTGGTCGCGACGGCGGACTCCCCTGGCATATACCTGAAGACCTAAAATTTTTTAAAGAAAAGACTCTTGGACACGCGATCATCATGGGTCGAAAGACCTTTGAATCAATTGGTCGTCCGCTTCCTAAGCGTCTCAATATTATCGTGACCCGACAGAAGAATTATCATCCCGCAGGAACCTTGATTGTTTCAGATTTAATTGAGGCATTGGCCCATTGTCAAAAGGAGGTCCTCACCTGGGGAGACGAAGTGTTCATCGTTGGAGGCGGAGAAATTTTCACGCAATCAATGGACCTCGTGGAACGCATTTACCTGACACGAATTCATCAAGAAATTCAAGGCGATACATTCTACCCTCAGCCTGATAAAACCAAATTTATAGAGGTTTCTCGCTCAGATCGAGAGGAACCATTACCCTTTTCTTTTATAACACTTGAAAGACTTCCTTCTCGTCGTTCATCGAAGGATCATTTGAGTCTTTGCTAA